TCCTCTACTCGCGCATCATTCAACAATTCCCGCAACAAGTAAAAAATGTAATTCCCTACCCCCGTTCGGCGGCGCAGCAACGGCTGTATATCCACCAGCAATTTGATTCCCATACCGTCCTACTGCGTATACTTCTGCATCGCCGCAGGCACGTAATTTTCCAACGGCAAACTGCCCCGATTCAGCCCCAGCTTGGTCATTTGCAGGTTCTGAATGCGCTTATCCACAAACGATAATGACTGTCGCCGCATTAAAAACGTGTACGGCTGATCGTCCACCATAATCCGCTCGGCTTGTTGCCACAACGGCATCCGCTCCGCCTCATTGACGGTTGCGCGTGCTTGATCAATCAGCTTATCCAGCTCAGGATTTTTATAGCTAATGCTGTTATCGCCATCGGTTTTCGCTTGGGTACTGTGGAACATCTGAAAAATGTCGGTTTCAATCCCACTCGTCCAGCCCAAGGTGATCGCGTCGAAATCTTTTTTGTTCAACGCTTCCAACATCACCGGCCATTCTTGTGGGAATGGCTCTAATTTCACCCCTGCTCGCGCATACAAATCCTTCAGCAACAACACCATGCGCTTGGTGTCTTCATTCGCTTCAAAGTAAGTCAGCTTGAATTCAAACGGCTTACCCGCCTGATCCTCCAGCAAACCATCGCCATTGCGGTCTTCATAACCCACTTCCTTCAGCAGTGCCTGCGCTTTTTCCAGATTGAATTCCCACGGCTGCAAGCTGGTGTTGTGCTGCTTACTGGTATTGCTGAACGGGCTAACCGCTGGCTCGGCGTAACCGAGGAAAATATCCTGAATCACCCGCGACACATCGGTCAAATGCGACATGGCTTGGCGCACCCGTTTATCCGCAAAGCGCGTGGGCTTACCGCCGCGCTCCTGATTCCAGCCAATGTAGCTGTATCCTGCCACTGGCGGCATGTATTCAAAGTTATGGCTCTTATCCATAATTTGCGCGTCATTTTTCAAACTGGCGTATTCATTCGGGCGAGCGCTATACGCATCAATTTGCCCATTGCGGTAGGTAGTCAAACGCGCACTGTCATTCTGAATGATTTTCCATAACACACGGTTAAACGGCGGCTGCACATCGCCCCAATAACGTTCGTTACGCACCAACTCCACACTCCCCGCATCCGGTCGCCAGCCCTTCGGGTCGCTCATGCGATAAGGGCCACTGCCCAGTAATAAACCTTTGGATTCATTGAACTCTTGCGGCTTTTGCAAATACGGCTCGTAAAAATGCTTCGGCAAAATGCTCAAGCCGCCCGCCAAATCAAACGCCTCGAAGTATGGCTCTTTGTAAACAAACACCACTTCGTATTTGCCATTCGTTTTGACTTCTTTGATTTTATCGAGGTAAGCGCGTTGACGCGGCGCTTGAATCGCCTCGGTCATAATAAATTGGAAGCTGAACACCAGATCGTCCGCCGTCAGCGGCACACCATCGGAAAATGTCACGTCATCGCGCATCTGAAAGGTAATCGTTAAACCGTCGGGGCTAACTTGCCAGCTTTTTGCGATCAAACCCTCCCATGCCAGTGTATCGGGATTGCGCGTCACCAAACTTTCCAGCACGTAACCTTGCACTTCCGACGCATACGCATCGCCGGAAACCAGCGGTGTCAACGTTTTAAGGTTAGTGCCAAACGCCTCCACCGACCAATCGCCTTGCGCATAATCCGGCTGTTGTGTCATGGCGTGAGCGCGTTGGAAAGCGGGGGAAATGCCGGATGCCTCACCCGCTGCGGCACTTTGTTGACGCACCGCGCCACTGGCTAAAGCTGCCCGCAATTCACGAATGTCTTTCGCTTGTTCCGTCATGGTGGCTTGCACGTCGCCCAATTTTAGCCATTGCCGATCAATCTGGTACATGGTCAACAGCATCAACACGATGACCAGGGTGATCAGCACATACAACAAGCCGTTGGTGGCACTCGATCGTTTTTGCATACGCTTGTTCATTTACTGCATAATTCAGGGGATTACAGCATAACATTAACGCAACAGGAGTTCACATGGGTTTTCTGACCGGCAAACGCGCATTGATTACCGGGGTCGCCAGCGACCGTTCCATCGCCTATGGCATTGCACAAGCCATGCACCGCGAAGGCGCGGAACTGGCGTTCACTTACCAAAACGATAAATTGAAAGGTCGCGTGGAAAAATTCGCGGCGCAATTCGGTTCCAGCATCGTGATTCCCTGCGAAGTGGCGGAAGATGCCAGCATTGAAGCCGCCTTCCAACAATTGGCTACCCATTGGGATGGCTTGGATATTGTGGTGCATTCCATCGCATTCGCTCCAAAAGAGCAGTTATCGGGCAGTATCGTGGATAACACTACCCGCGAAGGTTCAACCATTGCTCACGACATTAGTGCTTACAGCTTTTTAGCACTGGCACGTTACGCGAAGCCGATGATGGCGGGGCGCAATGGATCAATGTTAGCACTCAGCTATCTGGGTGCTGTCGCCGCTATCCCCAACTACAACGTGATGGGCATGGCGAAAGCGAGTCTGGAAGCGGGTGTGCGTTTCATGGCAGCCGATTTGGGGCCGCAAGGGATTCGCGTGAATGCGATTTCCGCAGGGCCTATCCGCACACTGGCAGCATCTGGTATCGCCGGTTTCCGCAAGATGTTGGATCATTTCGAGAAATACGCACCACTGCGCCGTAATGTGACCATTGAGGAAGTGGGCAATGCGGCGGCATTCCTGTGTTCTGATCTAGCGTCAGGGATTACGGGTGAAATCACCTATGTGGATGGCGGTTGGAATATCCTCGGCATGTCAGGGTTAGGCGAGGAATAATGACGGCGGGAAACACTTGAACCAAATGCTTTACTTATTCGACAGATAATCTATATTTTTGTCTACTATTGGTAAATTTGGAGTGTTCCCCATGCGTTTAACACCCTATCGCGGCTTATTGCGACATATTTATGTGTTATTGATAAGCAGCTTACTCATCAGCGCGTGTGGTGGTGGGAGTAATTCCACCACAGCGGGACAAGCTAACCTCTCTGATAATGCGAGTGACCAAACCCCAATAATTACGCCCGTTCCCGCCCCCATCCCCCCACGCATTACCAACGCACGCGGTGCGTTGCTAAACGATGGTGAGTTACGTAAAACCAACAGCATTACCGACAGCACACAAGCCATCCGTGAAGCAGCGGATAGAACGCCTGACGTCATCCCGCTGTACGCTGTCAAACAATACCGCCTGACTTACCTGACACCGGATAAAGCAGGCAATCTCATTACCGCATCAGGCATTGTTGCCGTCCCCCAAAAACCAGCGGGCGTAAAAAGCCCGTTGCTCAGTTTTCAACACGGTACAATTTTTTACGACCGTGATGCACCCAGTAATGACACGGATGCGAAATCCCCCGTGAATATTTTAGCGTCACTGGGTTATGTCGTGGTCGCGGCGGATTACGTCGGCTATGGCGCATCCTTAGGCAAGCCGCACCCGTATTTGCAACGTGAACCGTCAGCGAATGCCGTCATCGACTTTATTACGGCATCTCGGCAATGGCTGGCAGAACAACGACTCCCCCTGAATGACCAACTGTTTCTCACCGGGTATTCCGAAGGCGGTTACGTCACCCTCGCTACACAACAAGCACTGGAAGCAGCGGGTGTGCCGATTACTGCCAGTGTTGCTGGCGCTGGCCCGTATGACTTGCGCTATACACTCGACACGTTGCTGAATACCAGAGCCGTGTTAGCGGCACTTGGTGACGTATTGGGTGATAAATTAGGCTTAAGCCGCCCGGCACTGGCGGCACGTACCGAAAGCCGGATCGATGAATTGCGCGTCGACACCTTGATGTACTTCCTGATCCCACGCGATAGCGAAGCGAAATTCGACAAACAATTCCTACTCGAATGGATGGCAGATGATTATGCCGCACTCGCCCGCAACAGCGTTCATGACTGGCAAATTAAAACACCCACCCGTCTCACTCACGGGCGTGAGGATGAAGCTGTGCCCTTTGGTAATTCGCCACGTGCGCTGGATACCACGCGGGTACGCGGCACTCAAGACATCGACCTACTCGAATGCCTTGCCTCACCTTCCAATCACAGCGGCTGCATCAAACCGTATGCGTTGGAGATGACAAACTACTTCCGTACCTTTGCACGGGACTTGTAGAAAGGCATTTATCTTAGGAGGGAACTAGCGCATAATGCCCGGTTTCCTCCTCACTCTGAAGCCCCATGTCCCCAGAAACAAATACACTTCCCACGTTCGCCGAATTCGGTCTTGCTGCCCCCGTGCTACAAGCCGTCCTAGACCTCGGCTATGAAACCCCGTCAGCCATTCAAGCTGAAACCATCCCTTACCTGCTGGAAGGCCGCGATGTCCTCGGACAAGCGCAAACCGGCACCGGTAAAACTGCTGCATTCGCCCTACCCCTGCTCTCACGATTGGACATGAGCAAGACCGGGCCACAAATTCTCGTCCTCGCGCCGACCCGCGAACTGGCGATTCAAGTTGCCGAAGCGTTTCAGAAATACGCGGGTAAACTCCCCGGTTTCCACGTCATGCCGATTTACGGCGGACAAGATTACCGCACGCAATTCCGCCAACTCGAACGCGGCGTACAAGTCGTGGTCGGCACACCGGGTCGCGTCATGGATCACCTGCGCCGTGGTTCACTCAAACTTGACGGCTTACAAGCACTGGTGTTGGATGAAGCCGACGAAATGTTGCGCATGGGCTTCGTCGATGACATCGAATGGATCATGGAACAAACCCCGCCAACGCGCCAAATTGCGCTGTTCTCCGCGACCATGCCACCGGCGATTCACCGCATTGCGCAAAGCTATTTGACTGACCCCGCCGAAGTCAAAATCAAGGTAAAAACCACCACCGCCGACACCATCCGTCAGCGTTATTGGTTGGTCAGCGGCTTACACAAGCTCGACGCACTGACCCGCATCCTTGAAGCAGAACCGTTTGAGGCTGTTATCCTGTTCGTGCGCACCAAAAACGAAACCGTGGAATTGGCGGACAAACTGCAAGCACGCGGTTACAACGCCATCGCCCTCAACGGTGACATTGCGCAAAACGTGCGTGAACGCACCATCGACCAGTTGAAGAAAGGCAAAATCGACATCCTCGTCGCTACCGACGTTGCCGCACGCGGCTTGGATGTGGAACGCATCAGCCACGTTATCAACTACGACATTCCGACCGACACCGAATCCTACGTCCACCGCATCGGTCGTACCGGTCGTGCGGGTCGTAGCGGCGAAGCGATTTTGTTCGTATCCCCGCGTGAACGTCATTTGCTGCGTAACATCGAACGCGCCACCCGCAAACCGATTGACCTGATGGAATTACCCTCCACTGATGTCATCAACAATATGCGGATCGCCCAGTTCAGCCAACGCATCACCGACACGCTGGCAGAAGAAGGTTTGGATTTCTTCTCGCAATTGCTGGAAGGTTACGAGCGCGAACACAATGTACCTGCGATCGAAATTGCTGCGGCTCTTGCTAAAATGCTGCAAGGCGATTCGCCCTTGCTGCTGGAAGAACGTAAAAACCACCCTGCGTTCAACCCGAATGCCGAGCGTGAACGTGATCAAGACCGTCGCCCCGGCAAGCGCAAATCCAATGCTGCCAACTCCGCCTTCAGCAGCGACGACGACACCATTCCGATGGAACGTTTCCGCATTGCAGTGGGGCGTTCGCACGGGGTCAAACCGGGCAATATCGTCGGCGCGATTGCCAATGAAGCAGGCTTAGACAGCCGCTACATCGGTTACATCGAAATCCAAGACGATTGCAGCTTGGTCGATTTGCCCGCCGGAATGCCGAAAGACATTCTGCACGAATTGCGTACTGCACGGGTTGCCGGACAAATGTTGAATATCGAGCCAGCGGGTGAAGCGGCTGCGGATTATTCCCCCAACAAACCCAGTGGTGGCGGGCAACGCCGTGACCGTGGCGGTGATGATCGTCGCCCGCCGCAACGTCGTGATGGCCCACCACCACGCCGTGACGGTGGTGCAGGTCGTGGCGGTGATCGCCCTGATCGTCGCCCCCGCAGCGAAAAAGAACGCGCCCCGTTTGCGGGTGGTGACAAGCCGCGCTTTGCCGATGAAAAACCCAAGTTCGGGGCGGATAAACCCCGTTTTGCTGATGAAAAACCTAAATTCGGCGGTGACAAACCACCCGCACGCAAACCTGCTGTCAAAAAAGCTGCGCCTAATAAAGACAAAGGTAAACCCAAGCGTCCGCCTGCGCCTTAAACCCGTGCCATGAAACGTTGCGCTTTCCTCAGCATGGCAAGTTTGGAGAAGTTCGTCTGCTACGACGAGCTTCTCTACGCTCCCCTGCAACGCTACGGCTGGCACGCTGAAACGGTGGATTGGCGTGATAACAGCATCGACTGGAACCAGTTTGATGCTGTTATTATCCGCTCTTGTTGGGATTATCAGAGTGATCCCGCACAATTTCTCACTGTCCTCGCCACCATTGAACGCTCCACTGCCAAACTCGACAATTCGCTGGAGGTGGTACGCTGGAATCTCAGCAAAACTTACCTACGCGACCTAGAAGCCAAAGGCATTCCGATTGTGCCGACCGCATGGTTTCATGGTTTGGATATAGCACCATTACTTTCCCTCTTCACTCACTGGCAAACGCCGGAAATCATTCTCAAACCTGTCATCAGCGCCTGTGCCGATGACACTTTTCGCTTAACACCAACCACCCTCACCCAACAATCTGCCACACTGATACGTCTGTTTCAGGAACGTGATTGCATGGTGCAACCGTTCATCCCCACCATCGTCACCGAGGGCGAGTATTCGCTGTTCTTTTTTGGGGATGAATACAGCCACACGATTTTGAAAACACCCAAATCGGGCGATTTTCGCGTACAAGAAGAACACGGTGGGCAATTGCAACGTGTCGAGCCAGAAGCACAGTTACTGGAACTGAGCCGCGCCGCACTTGCCGCGATCCCCGAACCGACGCTTTACGCGCGTGTTGACTGGGTACGTACCGGCAATGGCTTCGCGCTAATGGAATTGGAACTGATCGAACCGTCGCTGTATTTCAATATGGATGCCACATCCGCCGAGCGGTTTGCGCGGGTATTTGCTACCCCCCCTAACGCACCTTAAGGATTCACCGTCGGGGGCATTAGTGTCAGCGGAGCCGGAACTAAAATTTCAGTAGGCAACGACGGCGCTAATACCGTAACAGGCGCAGCAGGTAATGACGGCGCAACTACTGCAACAGGCGCAACCGGTAATGACGGCGCAACTACTGTAACAGGCGCAACCGGCAGTGATGGCGCTGCTACCGTCACAGGCGCAACCGGTAACGACGGCGCTGCTACCGTCACAGGCGCAACCGGCAATGATGGTGCTGCTACCGTCACAGGCGCAACCGGCAATGATGGCGCTGCTACCGTCACAGGCGCAACCGGTAACGACGGCGCGACTACTGTCACAGGTGCAACCGGCAATGACGGCGCTGCTGTCACTGACTCAGCAGGCAATGATGGTGCTGTTACTGTTACCGTCACAGGCGCAGCAGGCTGAGGTGCGGCACTAGGACTGGCAACGGCAACAGGAGCAGCGGCGACGGCATCATCAACCTTGGAAACAACAACATCAGGTTTATCAGGTTCTGGGAGTGATACGCTTGGGGTCTGTTGAGGCACAGGAACAGCCGGGGTTGCACTAACTGGCTGGAGCAACTGTGTATAACTGTTACTCACTTGATCGCTGAAAGAAGTTTTGCCATCGACGGAAGCGGCTGGATCATACTTACCCCAGTTAACAATGGGAGCGGGTGGTTCCGACACAACAACTGGCGGAGTCACTATAGGTTTTGCAGGATCAGCTACCGGTGGCGCAACAGGCGGCAAGGCGGTGCTAACCGGAACCGGTTCTGCTACCAGCGGCGCAACGGGCGGCAAGGCGGTGCTAACCGCAACAGGTTCTACTACCGGCGGCGCAACGGGCGGCAACGCAGTGCTAACCGTTACCTCTTTGGGGTTTACCGGAACCGGTTCTGCTACCGTTTCTACTTTAGATTTTTCTTCAGCAGACGGTTTAACTACAGGTGTCACAGTTACTACCGGTGTCACCGCAGGTTTTGCGGGCACGGCGGTAACGGCGGGGGTTGTTATCACTGCGGGCGTTACTGACACCTTCACCTTATCCGGGGCTGACGGCACAACGGAATTATTGCTGGACTGCACCAAACTTTGCGTAGGTTTGGTATTACTGGATGCTGACGTTGCTGGTGGTGGCATAGAACTCACCGTACTTACCGTCAAAGCAGAAGCCTTTGATTCAAGTGCAACGCTTGGCAACGCTTGGGTACGCTCCGGCGCAGTCACGGCAACAGACTCAATTTTGATCGGTGCTTGCGCCGTAGTAACGGTTTTCGCTGATGGATTAGGCTCAGCCTTAACCACGACGGTCGCAGGTGGCTTTTCAGTCACAGGTGCAGAAGAGGTATTGGCAACTGGCTGGTTGGCTTTTTCAACGGCTTTAGGTGCAGACACTTTTTCAACTACTGGCGACGTGGCAGCAGTGGCTGAAGACTCGGAAGCGGGAACCGATGTCGCTGCCACGCTGCTGCTATTGTCTTGCGGCTTAGTATTGTCTTGCGGCTTAGTATTGTCTTGCTGAGCCGTTGAGACAGCAGCAGTGGTCGCTTGCGAACTGTTGGGAGGTTCAGGCTCAGCGGGCTTTTCTGTTGATGCAGCTTGTTGAGATTTCTCCGGCTCGTTTGCAGCCTCTTTCGCTGACTCTTTTTCAGCTTCTTTTGCGGAAGCT
The window above is part of the Thiothrix winogradskyi genome. Proteins encoded here:
- a CDS encoding peptide-binding protein; translation: MQKRSSATNGLLYVLITLVIVLMLLTMYQIDRQWLKLGDVQATMTEQAKDIRELRAALASGAVRQQSAAAGEASGISPAFQRAHAMTQQPDYAQGDWSVEAFGTNLKTLTPLVSGDAYASEVQGYVLESLVTRNPDTLAWEGLIAKSWQVSPDGLTITFQMRDDVTFSDGVPLTADDLVFSFQFIMTEAIQAPRQRAYLDKIKEVKTNGKYEVVFVYKEPYFEAFDLAGGLSILPKHFYEPYLQKPQEFNESKGLLLGSGPYRMSDPKGWRPDAGSVELVRNERYWGDVQPPFNRVLWKIIQNDSARLTTYRNGQIDAYSARPNEYASLKNDAQIMDKSHNFEYMPPVAGYSYIGWNQERGGKPTRFADKRVRQAMSHLTDVSRVIQDIFLGYAEPAVSPFSNTSKQHNTSLQPWEFNLEKAQALLKEVGYEDRNGDGLLEDQAGKPFEFKLTYFEANEDTKRMVLLLKDLYARAGVKLEPFPQEWPVMLEALNKKDFDAITLGWTSGIETDIFQMFHSTQAKTDGDNSISYKNPELDKLIDQARATVNEAERMPLWQQAERIMVDDQPYTFLMRRQSLSFVDKRIQNLQMTKLGLNRGSLPLENYVPAAMQKYTQ
- a CDS encoding enoyl-ACP reductase FabI produces the protein MGFLTGKRALITGVASDRSIAYGIAQAMHREGAELAFTYQNDKLKGRVEKFAAQFGSSIVIPCEVAEDASIEAAFQQLATHWDGLDIVVHSIAFAPKEQLSGSIVDNTTREGSTIAHDISAYSFLALARYAKPMMAGRNGSMLALSYLGAVAAIPNYNVMGMAKASLEAGVRFMAADLGPQGIRVNAISAGPIRTLAASGIAGFRKMLDHFEKYAPLRRNVTIEEVGNAAAFLCSDLASGITGEITYVDGGWNILGMSGLGEE
- a CDS encoding alpha/beta hydrolase family protein, whose translation is MRLTPYRGLLRHIYVLLISSLLISACGGGSNSTTAGQANLSDNASDQTPIITPVPAPIPPRITNARGALLNDGELRKTNSITDSTQAIREAADRTPDVIPLYAVKQYRLTYLTPDKAGNLITASGIVAVPQKPAGVKSPLLSFQHGTIFYDRDAPSNDTDAKSPVNILASLGYVVVAADYVGYGASLGKPHPYLQREPSANAVIDFITASRQWLAEQRLPLNDQLFLTGYSEGGYVTLATQQALEAAGVPITASVAGAGPYDLRYTLDTLLNTRAVLAALGDVLGDKLGLSRPALAARTESRIDELRVDTLMYFLIPRDSEAKFDKQFLLEWMADDYAALARNSVHDWQIKTPTRLTHGREDEAVPFGNSPRALDTTRVRGTQDIDLLECLASPSNHSGCIKPYALEMTNYFRTFARDL
- a CDS encoding DEAD/DEAH box helicase codes for the protein MSPETNTLPTFAEFGLAAPVLQAVLDLGYETPSAIQAETIPYLLEGRDVLGQAQTGTGKTAAFALPLLSRLDMSKTGPQILVLAPTRELAIQVAEAFQKYAGKLPGFHVMPIYGGQDYRTQFRQLERGVQVVVGTPGRVMDHLRRGSLKLDGLQALVLDEADEMLRMGFVDDIEWIMEQTPPTRQIALFSATMPPAIHRIAQSYLTDPAEVKIKVKTTTADTIRQRYWLVSGLHKLDALTRILEAEPFEAVILFVRTKNETVELADKLQARGYNAIALNGDIAQNVRERTIDQLKKGKIDILVATDVAARGLDVERISHVINYDIPTDTESYVHRIGRTGRAGRSGEAILFVSPRERHLLRNIERATRKPIDLMELPSTDVINNMRIAQFSQRITDTLAEEGLDFFSQLLEGYEREHNVPAIEIAAALAKMLQGDSPLLLEERKNHPAFNPNAERERDQDRRPGKRKSNAANSAFSSDDDTIPMERFRIAVGRSHGVKPGNIVGAIANEAGLDSRYIGYIEIQDDCSLVDLPAGMPKDILHELRTARVAGQMLNIEPAGEAAADYSPNKPSGGGQRRDRGGDDRRPPQRRDGPPPRRDGGAGRGGDRPDRRPRSEKERAPFAGGDKPRFADEKPKFGADKPRFADEKPKFGGDKPPARKPAVKKAAPNKDKGKPKRPPAP
- a CDS encoding ATP-grasp domain-containing protein, with amino-acid sequence MKRCAFLSMASLEKFVCYDELLYAPLQRYGWHAETVDWRDNSIDWNQFDAVIIRSCWDYQSDPAQFLTVLATIERSTAKLDNSLEVVRWNLSKTYLRDLEAKGIPIVPTAWFHGLDIAPLLSLFTHWQTPEIILKPVISACADDTFRLTPTTLTQQSATLIRLFQERDCMVQPFIPTIVTEGEYSLFFFGDEYSHTILKTPKSGDFRVQEEHGGQLQRVEPEAQLLELSRAALAAIPEPTLYARVDWVRTGNGFALMELELIEPSLYFNMDATSAERFARVFATPPNAP
- a CDS encoding FecR family protein, translated to MLALLAAEVSLADTSPTLAAGMIGKVTYLLGQAEMTTADGTVLPLSRQMEIPDGSRITVKERSRVSLLMVDGGVEKLGANTVFVFNKYSYDPDDAEATEIRKTLLDGEVTSTTGRGGEDAKERYRMNSPLAAIAVLGTEYSVKVSKGETWVTVLSGEISIAKLGGSCQRSGLGACAGGERLSEGQRGLAFVVRANEPKPILMPVTAIPVSETPAEKPAETPQASAKEAEKESAKEAANEPEKSQQAASTEKPAEPEPPNSSQATTAAVSTAQQDNTKPQDNTKPQDNSSSVAATSVPASESSATAATSPVVEKVSAPKAVEKANQPVANTSSAPVTEKPPATVVVKAEPNPSAKTVTTAQAPIKIESVAVTAPERTQALPSVALESKASALTVSTVSSMPPPATSASSNTKPTQSLVQSSNNSVVPSAPDKVKVSVTPAVITTPAVTAVPAKPAVTPVVTVTPVVKPSAEEKSKVETVAEPVPVNPKEVTVSTALPPVAPPVVEPVAVSTALPPVAPLVAEPVPVSTALPPVAPPVADPAKPIVTPPVVVSEPPAPIVNWGKYDPAASVDGKTSFSDQVSNSYTQLLQPVSATPAVPVPQQTPSVSLPEPDKPDVVVSKVDDAVAAAPVAVASPSAAPQPAAPVTVTVTAPSLPAESVTAAPSLPVAPVTVVAPSLPVAPVTVAAPSLPVAPVTVAAPSLPVAPVTVAAPSLPVAPVTVAAPSLPVAPVTVVAPSLPVAPVAVVAPSLPAAPVTVLAPSLPTEILVPAPLTLMPPTVNP